The Drosophila innubila isolate TH190305 chromosome 3R unlocalized genomic scaffold, UK_Dinn_1.0 2_E_3R, whole genome shotgun sequence genome has a segment encoding these proteins:
- the LOC117790532 gene encoding LOW QUALITY PROTEIN: histone H3.v1 (The sequence of the model RefSeq protein was modified relative to this genomic sequence to represent the inferred CDS: inserted 1 base in 1 codon) — MIGSFWNLCRACPSMPVDKLHSEYRSTYRWHEFTGNSRPEVVRRAPAPNPSQFVGPTNEPPLPRRKKCPELAYKSHEFIIGSEYTDARRDASAHRSARSEERGTPSRRSKSEGPPVVPNGRAYPVATEIDGATRKQAATLHELEPLVSDTDDRKTHEKQVHFVERKIATRPFSQTIDQERLNHFITKKENFGFTATVKDDFSHQAASATAPGHGPVVVMNGTAPPHSKPNLDLWFKEMVEMRKKAGEYKSRGWGVEIDPELYKKQRDLWDQVSKRSSLSALSLASTVHRPITKEEKEQENNKKSTPFEKTSQTQKPRVPGQAYLIDNKDEISALPARFNNIRHHLERTTGADVEEGALLPSPTREKLMPAITKRESESQRGSPKKTALSRHGSPQKGSPQKGSPKKVLKTRSQSVGPGVAENESPKRQIRSASQAPTSRKKAPTAPSATSAGTERKPRPSTLSTTFQSRIKSSSLPPPNGKVAAAPTAAATATATATVARAAAKSNANHANQSQVSQCKSYNNKNINNNSNKINKSSSSSAQPQQQQQQQQKQQQQQQQQSKQQHMRKKDKDRSNISCIGIGSHVGAGSGSGSSANSAKHQQNKQKQQQLQHQNQEHVQQQQQSLQQIQALQLQQQQQXSKSDTATTSASTSVPSTTSSTAPTRPVTINIKRLTVPGQDRKLAENESEDGRETAISISSCSPQPVPEVPDEPLVKSPPEPTRVKSPEQIIMRSPDPVNWTVPLDTGKTFTVTQNVKEGENYSRPQSEIKASTPVEKPPPPPQSAPPQLTEQAKMDAWKSSSPTTSAAAYGKTLTPTQQPGGAVRCDANKPELAMSSSSSTATASTARSTAADVLEKARDRFDRFWGGTSNATKEESV; from the exons ATGATTGGCTCATTCTGGAATCTGTGCAGAGCGTGCCCATCAATGCCGGTAGACAAG CTCCACTCGGAGTACAGGAGCACTTATCGTTGGCATGAATTTACGGGCAATTCGAGGCCGGAGGTTGTGCGTCGGGCGCCAGCGCCAAATCCAAGTCAATTTGTTG GTCCAACAAATGAGCCGCCATTGCCACGTCGGAAAAAATGCCCGGAATTAGCATATAAATCGCACGAGTTTATTATAGGATCGGAATATACAGATGCACGTCGAGATGCCAGTGCGCATCGTTCGGCGAGG TCGGAGGAACGAGGCACACCTTCGCGCCGTAGCAAATCGGAAGGACCACCCGTTGTGCCCAATGGACGAGCCTATCCCGTTGCAACGGAGATCGATGGAGCTACAAGAAAACAG GCGG CTACTTTGCATGAGCTGGAGCCTTTGGTTAGCGATACGGATGATAGAAAAACACACGAGAA ACAAGTACATTTTGTGGAGCGCAAAATTGCCACACGTCCGTTTTCGCAAACAATCGATCAGGAGCGTCTCAATCACTTCATTACGAAAAAGGAGAACTTTGGATTTACCGCTACTGTCAAGGATGATTTCAGTCATCAGGCAGCATCAGCAACTGCTCCGGGTCATGGTCCAGTGGTGGTCATGAATGGTACGGCACCGCCGCACTCGAAACCTAATTTGGATTTGTGGTTCAAGGAGATGGTCGAGATGCGCAAAAAGGCTGGTGAATATAAG TCTCGCGGCTGGGGCGTAGAAATCGATCCGGAATTGTATAAGAAACAAAGGGACTTATGGGATCAGGTTTCAAAGCGCAGCTCGCTCTCGGCACTGTCATTGGCATCTACAGTGCACAG ACCCATCAccaaggaggagaaggagcaaGAGAATAACAAAAAGTCGACGCCATTTGAGAAGACGTCACAGACACAAAAGCCACGAGTTCCTGGCCAAGCCTATTTGATTGATAATAAGGATGAGATTTCAGCACTGCCAGCACGTTTTAATAACATACGCCATCATTTGGAGCGCACCACGGGTGCGG ATGTTGAGGAGGGCGCCCTGCTGCCATCGCCAACGCGGGAGAAACTGATGCCTGCAATAACTAAACGTGAATCCGAATCTCAACGTGGCAGTCCCAAAAAGACAGCCCTATCACGCCATGGATCGCCTCAAAAGGGCAGCCCCCAGAAGGGTAGCCCCAAGAAGGTTCTTAAAA CACGCTCACAATCTGTTGGTCCTGGCGTCGCTGAGAATGAGTCACCCAAGCGTCAGATACGCTCGGCGAGTCAAGCGCCCACAAGCCGTAAAAAGGCACCGACGGCGCCCTCTGCGACATCGGCTGGAACTGAACGTAAGCCACGCCCAT CCACCCTATCCACAACATTCCAATCCCGCATTAAAAGTAGTTCCCTACCACCGCCTAACGGTAAAGTAGCCGCagcgccaacagcagcagcaacagcaaccgcaacagcaacagtcgcCCGTGCAGCAGCCAAATCCAATGCTAATCATGCTAATCAATCACAAGTATCACAATGCaaaagctacaacaacaaaaacatcaacaataacagcaacaaaattaataaatcatcatcatcatcagcgcaaccgcaacaacagcagcagcaacaacaaaaacagcaacagcagcagcagcagcaatcgaAGCAACAGCATATGCGTAAGAAAGATAAAGATAGATCGAATATTAGTTGCATTGGTATTGGTAGTCATGTTGGTGCTGGTAGCGGTAGTGGTAGTAGTGCAAATAGTGCGAAGcatcaacaaaacaaacaaaaacaacaacagctacaacatcAAAATCAGGAGCatgtgcagcagcagcagcagtcccTACAACAAATACAAGCT ctacaactacaacaacaacaac catcaaaatcaGACACGGCTACAACATCAGCATCGACATCAGTTccatcaacaacatcatccACGGCCCCGACCCGACCTGTCACCATCAACATCAAACGCCTTACGGTACCAGGTCAGGATAGAAAATTGGCTGAAA ACGAGTCGGAAGATGGCCGTGAgactgcaatttcaatttccagCTGCAGTCCACAACCAGTGCCCGAGGTGCCCGATGAGCCATTGGTGAAATCGCCACCGGAGCCCACAAGGGTTAAGTCGCCTGAGCAGATTATCATGCGCTCTCCCGATCCAGTCAACTGGACGGTGCCCTTGGACACTGGCAAGACATTTACGGTCACACAGAATGTCAAAGAGG GCGAAAACTACAGCCGACCTCAAAGCGAGATAAAAGCGTCGACACCGGTGGAAaaaccaccaccgccaccacaaTCGGCACCGCCACAACTAACCGAACAGGCTAAAATGGACG CCTGGAAGTCCAGCAGCCCAACCACAAGTGCCGCTGCCTATGGTAAAACATTGACGCCAACACAACAACCAGGCGGCGCTGTGCGCTGCGATGCCAACAAGCCGGAGCTGGCcatgtcatcatcatcatcgacaGCGACTGCATCCACGGCTCGATCGACAGCCGCCGATGTGCTGGAGAAGGCTCGTGACCGATTCGATCGCTTTTGGGGCGGCACCAGCAATGCCACCAAAGAAGAGAGTGTCTAA
- the LOC117790258 gene encoding 3-ketodihydrosphingosine reductase, with protein sequence MELTWEVVFCLGVAILIHILIFVFVMGKRSKSILDRHVVVTGGSKGIGLCLAVECAMKGANVTVIARDEKMLEGAVALMEVVRQRPEQKFQYRSLDISGDYEEVARVLGELEKSVGDIYALINCAGMAICGLFEEVAVADVHKLMNVNFFGSYNCTRYVLPKMKKAGDGIIVLTSSLAAMFGIYGYGPYSASKYALRAMAETIAMESRVHGVSVTLALPCDTNTPGFEEEEKSKPRETKIISGGGGLIEPEVMARAILKDALKGNFISTVGAESWLMTMLGGALIPWDGFFTNLLHSIVIGPMRLFSYGLHKYFNSVIRKCAKEDRASKALKAEELK encoded by the exons ATGGAGCTGACTTGGGaagttgtgttttgtttggGCGTTGCAATCTTAATTCACATACTGATATTTGTATTCGTAATGGGTAAGCGATCAAAAAGCATTCTTGACCGTCATGTGGTTGTTACCGGCGGCTCCAAGGGCATCGGTCTTTGTTTGGCCGTGGAATGTGCAATGAAAGGCGCCAATGTCACGGTAATTGCAAGAGATGAAAAAATGTTGG AGGGAGCCGTTGCGCTTATGGAAGTTGTACGCCAGCGTCCGGAACAGAAATTTCAATATCGCAGCCTAGACATTAGTGGCGACTACGAAGAAGTGGCCCGTGTACTCGGCGAACTGGAAAAGAGCGTTGGCGATATCTATGCACTGATCAACTGTGCCGGCATGGCCATTTGTGGACTGTTTGAAGAGGTAGCGGTTGCCGATGTGCACAAATTGATGAATGTCAACTTCTTTGGCAGCTACAATTGCACGCGTTATGTGCTGCCCAAAATGAAGAAAGCCGGCGACGGTATCATTGTGCTAACCTCCTCCTTGGCAGCTATGTTTGGCATTTACGGCTACGGACCGTACTCGGCCAGCAAGTACGCACTGCGAGCCATGGCTGAGACGATCGCAATGGAGTCCCGGGTGCATGGGGTGTCCGTGACCTTGGCCCTGCCCTGTGATACAAATACGCCCGGATTTGAAGAGGAGGAGAAATCGAAACCGCGAGAAACGAAGATCATTTCCGGTGGCGGTGGACTTATAGAGCCTGAGGTCATGGCCAGGGCAATACTTAAGGATGCTTTG AAGGGCAACTTTATATCAACTGTGGGCGCTGAAAGCTGGCTGATGACGATGCTGGGCGGTGCATTGATACCCTGGGATGGCTTCTTTACAAATCTGCTGCATTCTATAGTCATTGGACCTATGCGTCTGTTTAGCTATGGACTTCACAAGTACTTTAATAGCGTCATACGTAAATGTGCCAAAGAAGATCGGGCTT